Below is a window of Caldichromatium japonicum DNA.
GTGAGCGGACGCAGCCAACGCCTGTCTCATCCCCGATTTAACTGACGGGTCTTTTGGGCCTGGACTGTGCCCCTGAGACCCGCCCTGTCCAGCCTGCTGTTGCCCTAAAGACCTGGCCTGACCCACCTCCCCTCCCCCTTCACCAGCGGACGGCTGGACCTGCTCGGCCAAGAGCCTGCGCATGAGATCTAGGTTGTGGCGTGCATCCTCATGCCCCGGGTCTTGGGTCAAGACCGCTTCGAATGCCGCCGCTGCCTCGGCAAACCGCCCAAGCCGGGCGAGGGCTACGCCGCGGTTGTAATCGATCTCTGGCCCCTCGAGACCTGCAAGTGCTGTCAGGGCCCCTGCGAGATCGCCTGACCGATAGAGCGCACTCGCGCGCCAGCGAGGGTCGTTCAGGCGCGCGGCATCGACCCCATGTCCGGCCACCAGGTCGCGCGCCGCCTGCTGTTCGGGGCGTAACCACAGCGATCTCCAACTCGGCAGGTTCCAAGGACCCCTTTGGCCGGATGAATCAGGCGCAGCCTGGGCCTGGACATCCGCGATCCCATAGCCTCCAAAGGCGAGGGAAGCGCCGATCAGTCCCCAGGCAATGAGGTGCAGAATCTTGCGCCCCTTGATGCCGACCAACCAGCCGCGGCGAAAGGCCAAGGCCGCCAGGGGCAGGAGTGCCAAGATCAGCCAGGGTCCCTCCTCACGCCATTGATCCGCCTTAAGCGCCGCCTCAAGCAGTCGCCGATCTGGGTTGGGGGCCGCAGCAAGCAGTCTCTGGGTGTCTGTATCGGCCGGGACCGATTGGACATAGATCCCCTGACCGGCACGCGCCAACGCCTGCAGTTGCTCGCGTTCGAGCTGCGCCAGACGCGGCGTCCCATCCGGACCTCTTTCGAAACCGCCGCCCGCTAGGGGCACAGGGGCCCCCTCTGGTGTTCCCACGCCGAGCACCGCCAGGGAATGACCAGCATCGGCCAAGCGGCGCGCCTCTTCCAGCGCACCTGCAAACTCTCCGACCCCATCGCTGATCAGGATGACCTGGGCCGCACCGCCCGGGGTGCGTTCGAGCAAGGCGCGGGCCTCGGCTAATGCCCGATCGGTCCTGCGCGGTCCAGGAAAGGGGATGAGGTCGCTGCTCAAGAGATTGACCTGCTGCAGGATGATCTTGGCATCCATCGTCAGGGGTGAGACCAGGAAGGGCTCGGGGCCAAAGGCGAGTAATCCCACCTGACCTTGGCTGGCCTTGAGTAGATCCATCGCCTCGAACCGCGCCCGTCCAAGGCGTGAGGGCGAGACATCCGCAGCATCCATGCTCGGGGAGAGGTCCAGCAAGATCAGGGTGCATCCAGAGAGTCCATAGACCGGCTGCGGCAGCGTGCGCCAGGCAGGCCCCGCCAAGGCGATGACGAGGAGCAACCAGCCGATCCCCAGCAGAGATAACAGCCAGCGGGGGGCGGGGCGCGGATTGCCGACCAGAAGATGCGGCAAGAGATGCGGATCGACCAGGCGCGACCAGGGGGTATCCTCGGCCTGGGCCTGACTGCGCCAAAGCCACCACAGCAACCAGGCCAAGGGGAGGAGGGCCAATAACCACCAGGGTCGCAACCAGACCATGGCTATACTCTCTCTGGAGACTTCCGAAGGTCTAAAGAAAAGCTCTCCCGATCCTTGGATGGCGCTGCGCCTAGTTGTTTATATCGGTCTGCTTTACAAGACCTGATCAACAGCCGCGAGGTCAAGGCCAGCGAGCGCCTGCCGCCTATCTTTCCGGTTGTGCCCTACAACAGCAAAGCCCCCTGGCGGGCACTCGATCTCGCCGAGCTGATCGAGCCGGCACCCGCAAACTTGTCCGGCTATCAGCCTAAGCAACGCTATTGGTTGTTTGAAGAGCGTGCAGTTGACATCCAGGAGCTGGGCGATGATAACGCGATGACGCATATCTTCGCCTCGAACAGAACCACTATCCGGCAGAACTGCGCCAAGCAGTCGCAAGATTAAGCCAGATCTTGCAGTAACCATCCTACACATCGCTCAGGTAATCAGGGCGAGCGTCCCTGATCCAATCTTGATCAGGCGCACATCGTGCCCTACCCAGCACGCAGGCGCCGCCCCCGCAGGATCGACTGGAGAGGGCGCATGGCGCGCCCTAGCGAGATGGGGGAGAAGACATCGAGGGCGATCAGGGCCGAGAGCAGGAGCGCCAGGGCCGCCGGCCAGACGAAGAGCGAGCGCCTTGGGCGATAGAGGCCCGAGGCGCGGGCGCTGGGTTCCAGGCGATCTAGCTCGGCATAGACCCCCTCCAGCTCCTCGCGGCTGCCGACCGTAAAATAGCGCCCGCCGGTGCGCCGGGCAATCTCTTCGAGCGTCTTGGGATCGAATTCATCGCCCATCCCCCGCCAGCGCAGGCCCAAGGGCGAGCGCACCCCAAGCTCACCACCGCCGATCCCGATCGTATAGACCTTCACCCCAAACTGAGCGGCAAGCTCGGCGGCCTCCAAGGGCGTCAGCGCCCCGGCATTGCTCGCCCCATCGGTGAGTAAGACCAGGACCCGCGCGCCGGGCGGTTGATCGCGCAGGTGCTTGACCGCAAGCCCAATGGCATCCCCGATCGCCGTCTCGCGCCCCGCAAGCCCGACGACGGCCTCTTGTAAGAGCTCGGCGACCGCCTGGCGATCGAAGGTCAGAGGGACCTGGAGATAGGGGCGACTGCCGAAGAGGATCAGCCCCAGGCGATCCCCCTGTCTGCGCTCGATAAAGGCACCGGCCGCCGTCTGGACTACCTGGAGGCGCGAGACGGGGCGCCCGGCGCGCTCATAGTCCTGTTGCTCCATACTCCCCGAGACATCGACCACAAGCATGAGATCCCGCCCGGCGACCGCAAGCGCGATAGGTTTGCCGGCCCAATAGGGCCCGGTCGCTGCCAGGACCAGGGCGACCCAGGCACTGATCCCCAGCGCCAGGCGATGGACAGGGCGTTCTGCGTCGCGGCGCTCGTCCCCCCTGATCGCAAGGCCCGGTGGCAAGGGAAAGCGCAGGGCAAGCCCCGGTCCTTCCTGAGCTGGCGGCAGCAGACGCATCCACGCCCAAGGCAAGGGCAAGAGAAGCAGGACCCAAGGTGAGTCGAGACCGATCATTCTGTGCTGAGGGCCTCTTAATAATTATGGATGCACAATATGGCCCATCCTTGCGGGCTGACGTGCGATCCATTGGGCGATCAGGGCATGGAGTGCATCGAGGTCCACACCATCGGGGGCAGGGCGATGCGCGGCATCGACTAGCGCCCGCCCCACCCCTCGGCCAAAGGCTCCGTCGCCGCCGGTGCGATCTAAAAAGTCAAGCCACGCCTCGCCGTTCAGCCCCGCGACCTGATCAGGTGGGTAATAGGCCAGGGCCACCCGGCGCACAAGCCGAGAAAGTGCCGCCAGATGGCCCCGCCGGTCGCCGTCGGCGGCAAGGGCCTGCCTGAGGCGGACAAGCTCAAACCGCGCGGCACGGCGCGGATCGCGGGCCCTTTGCCTGCGCCATGACCAAAGGCCGAGGGCCGCTGCCGCAAGCAATGCCAATCCAAGCAGGGCCCACCACCCCGGTGCCGGTGGCCACCAGGAGGGTGCCTCGGGCAGGTGCCAGTCGCGCAATTCAGCGAGCAGCTCAGGGTCCATCTCGGCACAGGCTGCGCAATGCGCGCCCCACGAACTCATCTGTGCCCAGCATCAGCCAATGGGCGCCATACCTTCGCGCCCAAGACTCAAGCAGGGCCTGGCGTTGGGCAAAACCGGCCTTGAGCCCCTCCCGTACCTTGCGCGTACCGAGATCCAGGACCCGCGTCTGGCCTTCCCAAAACACTGGATAGCGCCCAGGCGGGGGCGGTTCGGACTCAATGGGATCATGGATCAAGACCAAAAGGAGCTCATTTCCCCTGCTCAGGCGTACCAGGGGAGGGGGGAGGCCCT
It encodes the following:
- a CDS encoding DUF4381 domain-containing protein; this translates as MDPELLAELRDWHLPEAPSWWPPAPGWWALLGLALLAAAALGLWSWRRQRARDPRRAARFELVRLRQALAADGDRRGHLAALSRLVRRVALAYYPPDQVAGLNGEAWLDFLDRTGGDGAFGRGVGRALVDAAHRPAPDGVDLDALHALIAQWIARQPARMGHIVHP
- a CDS encoding vWA domain-containing protein; amino-acid sequence: MVWLRPWWLLALLPLAWLLWWLWRSQAQAEDTPWSRLVDPHLLPHLLVGNPRPAPRWLLSLLGIGWLLLVIALAGPAWRTLPQPVYGLSGCTLILLDLSPSMDAADVSPSRLGRARFEAMDLLKASQGQVGLLAFGPEPFLVSPLTMDAKIILQQVNLLSSDLIPFPGPRRTDRALAEARALLERTPGGAAQVILISDGVGEFAGALEEARRLADAGHSLAVLGVGTPEGAPVPLAGGGFERGPDGTPRLAQLEREQLQALARAGQGIYVQSVPADTDTQRLLAAAPNPDRRLLEAALKADQWREEGPWLILALLPLAALAFRRGWLVGIKGRKILHLIAWGLIGASLAFGGYGIADVQAQAAPDSSGQRGPWNLPSWRSLWLRPEQQAARDLVAGHGVDAARLNDPRWRASALYRSGDLAGALTALAGLEGPEIDYNRGVALARLGRFAEAAAAFEAVLTQDPGHEDARHNLDLMRRLLAEQVQPSAGEGGGEVGQARSLGQQQAGQGGSQGHSPGPKDPSVKSGMRQALAASAHPETDSAETQATTDPSAGQPDEPPLRAGDQVSAADAAHHKGESLQGGRVGDAHPAQLDLEPAPGGNERAQSLEMRLRVVPDDPAGLLRQRFFLQHLRRKEEGR
- a CDS encoding vWA domain-containing protein codes for the protein MIGLDSPWVLLLLPLPWAWMRLLPPAQEGPGLALRFPLPPGLAIRGDERRDAERPVHRLALGISAWVALVLAATGPYWAGKPIALAVAGRDLMLVVDVSGSMEQQDYERAGRPVSRLQVVQTAAGAFIERRQGDRLGLILFGSRPYLQVPLTFDRQAVAELLQEAVVGLAGRETAIGDAIGLAVKHLRDQPPGARVLVLLTDGASNAGALTPLEAAELAAQFGVKVYTIGIGGGELGVRSPLGLRWRGMGDEFDPKTLEEIARRTGGRYFTVGSREELEGVYAELDRLEPSARASGLYRPRRSLFVWPAALALLLSALIALDVFSPISLGRAMRPLQSILRGRRLRAG